CCCTCTTCACTAGACTTCTTTTCACGTCTTCCTCATTTATTCTCGTCCAAACTCTTCActtccttcatcttcatcttccttctcgaatattattttcatcttcattttccttgattttgcCACCTGGCGATCCATGGAGTAATCGAATCGATAAGTGATATCCTTGGCTAGGAGCAGGTGACACATAAGGACATGAGTTTACTTCAAGCCTactattaaataataataataataataataataattagagGTACAATAATGTTCCGTTTCGTCATTAACGAGTCTCATTCCGAGAAGGTAGAACTTGGACAGACTCGAGTGcaaaattgatttgaagttGAAAGATGCTTGCGGGATGTGATGATTTGATCAGTTCCATGTGAGCCAAACACGAAAGTATACTCTAAAGGTGGTGACCATTTGCAGGTGCTACCATGCTAGCTAAATATCACATAAGAATGCCTCTCTCATTTGATTTGCAACTTGAGACGTCACACTTTCCCACTAAAAAAACTGACATCATTTACTTCCCCATTTAAAATGTGGCCCAATATTTTCCAATCTTATGGATATCTCTTAATGAACATTGTAACTCCCATATCAGTTGAAAGAGGCCCtgatgatatatttataaatcaACACCCACCTCAAACAAGGCTTTGTGTGGTTACTTAAATACTCCCTTAAGGGTTTGACCCACATCAAATGGGCAATGTCGTTACAAATGCTATCCCTCCATTAAGTGGGTGGTATGCAGATAGACTAAGATCCATTCCATACCTAGTCCGAGGAGGGCCTTGTTAGGATAGAGAGCTTGAACAAGGTGCGAATTCTGGATTTTTAGATTCAAAAGGGAAGGATCAGGATTTGGACCACATATCAAAATTGGGGATTACTGCTGTTATATAGGCCAACACTAACGAGGATGCCCTTTTAAGTAAGGGGATTTGCAACATCCCAAATCCCAGAGCAATTGGGGGAGACCACGTTGAGGATTTATAATTCAACGTCCATCCCTAAATAATTCACCAACTTGGCAGGATTACTTTGAACACTCTTTTAAGGATACGTTGATCAAGTGAATGGCCACCTTGATTTAAAAGGGTAGCCATCCTGATCCACTCGTTTTGTCACCTCCATTTTGCAAGATTTTGTATTATTTAGAATTAACAATATTTTTAAATAGGAATCTTGTTAACGAATGTCTCAAAGTATTAatcaattatacttttaaggAATATCTCAGAGAACTAATTGAGTATAGCTTTTTAATATATTGATTATACACTTTATTAAAAAGTTAATAGGTTAGCGAttgtagtgttttttttttttttttttttttgaattagaCACTTGAAGCACTACTGCATTCCATTACTTAGAATCAAAGAACGATCAATAATTGTTGGGTGTTTTCGTAACCTCGAGAATGATAGACCTCTATAAACAAATTCGTTTCACTAAACCCAATACATGGCTGATATGGTGTGACCACCAATGACCACATTGTCCACATGATGCGTTACGCCAGATTCTAATAACATTAACCATTCGTTGTTGTCTCGCTACATGTTACCGCTAATGTCCTCACACGGAATACCTTAAATTCCAGCATGACCACGTCTATATGTGTAACGATCCCGAGGTGTTCGATGAAAATGTTGCGGGGAATTATTCAAGATAACTGAGTGAGCTTGAAACTTCTAAGGACCTCTCTTGAGAattctaaaacattttttaggCAACGTGAAAATGTACATAAGGGCATTTTAGGTTATATTTGGTTGACTAGATTTTTATCaagataggatatgaaattcagagattttgatatatcatatCCATTGTTTAGTGATCGAACTTTGTATTTGAACAACCTCGCacctaaaaaattcaaattttttttatatgtaataaattaataataaatctTAGAATATCAATAAGTCTGGCTCACTGGTTGAGCGGTAGATGTGAAGCACATATAGTAGCTTAAGGCACATGGCGGTCAATCTCGCCTTTATGcatttcaattatgttaatttagacctaaattttagataattttttcaaatttttttaaactttttaattgtattggatttaatcataaaattttaaagttttgtcaaattagtcataaacatgttatttggataattatttgaaagGACTACActaacaaattatcaaaatgtttaaaagatGGAACTATGCAAATCAAgccaaaagatttatgactaaaatggctaattgaaagatttaaactAAATTGTTACCGTATAATAAGTTCAGAACTTTTGCAGAATTTTTCCTATGTATCATTTATCGTAAAGAGATAATTCATATATTATGTAATCTAAAATTGACCTTACCCAAGTTCTAAATGAATAGAATACGATATTGGCCTAAATGCTAGAGGACACCAACCCAAGCTCGATGCAACCTTGCCGCAATGCGTTTTTTACTCAACCCAtccaaaatttgattaaaaaggGCTGAAACCAAAGCAAACCCATGATCGAGTACAAATTAAACTATATGTGACCTAAATCTGCAAAAAGGAAAGCTGAGATAATTGAAAACTAATCGACGTGAACCTTTGACCTGTATCCGAGAATGTAGAACCTTGAAAGAGTCGAgtgtaaaattatttgaaaggTCGAAACATGCCTGTGGGGATGTGACGATCCAATCGGTTCTAATGTAAGTCAAGTTACAAAATAGTATTCTAAATAGCCATATAAGGTAGTGACTATactaaaagtgaaaatttgcaTAACAACTCTTTTATCTAATGTGAATTTGGAGATGTCACAAACTCTTCCACTTAAAAATTGACGCTATTTCATTTAACATACTTCCCCCATTTGTCATGTGGTTCAAGATGCTCCAATCTTACAAGATATTTAACAAATGTCTTAACTCCCACTTCACTGAGGGATGCCTTTGGTGAGATATCTATAAACCGAACACCTTCCTCAAACAGCCACCACCTTGTATGGTTATTTAAAGTACTGCTTGAGGATTTGGCCCTCCTTGAATGGGCAAAATGTTGTTACAATGCTATCCCTCCACTAAGTGGGCAGTTTGTGGATAGACCACATTCATACCGAGTCTGACGAGGGGCCTGTTGGGCGACTCTGATTTTTAGATTCAAGAGGGACATGATTAGATTGGACCATATATCAAAATATGGGATTATTGCTAAGCTATATAGGCCAATGCTAACGAGgatgtctttttttttagtaaggAGGTTTGTGACATCTCAAGTCCCATAGTAATTGGGAGAGACTATATTGAGTGATTTATAATTAAGCATCCACCCGTAAATAGTTCACCAACTTGGTATGCTTCTTTAACACCCTTTTGGATGTTTGGGCTCTCAAATGGAATGGCTGCCTTGACGTGAAGCGAAGCCAAGCTGATGCACTCGTTTTGTCACCTCCTAATTTTGCaagatttttctctctctctggaatTAACAATATTTAAAAAGGAGTCTTGGTTAATGAATGTCTTAGAAAACTTATTAAGTATAATTTTTAAGGAATGTCTCAGAGAACTAATTAagcgtacttttttttttttgtaatgattATACACTTCATTAGAATAATTAATAAGTTAGCGATTGTAGTGTTTTTTCGAATTAGACACTTGAAGCTCCCATTCCATGCTAATCGGTACTTGTCAGGTGTTTTCATAACCGTGGAGAATGGCACATCTCTTATATACAAATTCATTTCACCGAAAAACCCTAATTTATGATCACGTAGCGACCGAACAATTGGCATGACCTGATGATATGTTGGTGTCTAGATACTAAAACACTAACTTTTTGTTTAGTTGTCTCACCATATGTTATTGCCAATTGGTGCGACCCTCATGTGGGAATACCTTTTAATAAATTTCTGGCATGACCACTTGTATTTGTAACGGTCCATATGTGTTTAAGGNNNNNNNNNNNNNNNNNNNNNNNNNNNNNNNNNNNNNNNNNNNNNNNNNNNNNNNNNNNNNNNNNNNNNNNNNNNNNNNNNNNNNNNNNNNNNNNNNNNNGTGAGTAAGGATGAGCCTTCGCATTGCTTCAGGGAATGATGTCAACGAGGGGCAGGCGATGGCGAGATTTTGAAGTGATTGAAGGGCCTCGATCTGCTCTGGTATATCCTTCAAATTGCAGCATCCCAAAATTCTAAGATGCTCGAGATTGTGGGTCTCAGCCAGAAGCCACCGTGGGAGAGATTCTAGTTTGGGAAGAAGAATGATTTCCACGGAGCGGAGATTCGAAGCCTCCATGGAAATCCAAGATGTTGCCGCTTTCATCTTTGGATATATCCAGCTTGTTGCATTCCTTAATAGAGAGATCCACGAGACTGGATAGATGTCGCATACCTTGCCCGAGGGAAGTCAACTGATAACACCTCTCGAAGTGAAGAGATTCAAGGGAAGTGAGACTTTGGAAAACCTCCTCAGGCAAACATTCTGGACACTCTGTATATCGGATCACCAGTCTCTTCAACTTATTAAGGCCAAGCATCATCTGATTTATCAACAACGCTCCGTTGGCATAAATCAAATCTAACTCCTCAAGATGAGGAGTTAGTGGCatggcttttaattttttacacTCAATGATCCTCAATTTCAATAGACTAGGAAATGATGCTGGTGAAGGGGATGATTGGTCCGACTCGATATATTCCAATTCAGGCAGATTCCCAATATATAAAGACTTGAGCCGAGGTAGTTGGTCCAGTGGGGGGAGACATTCACATCTTTTGCAAACACGGAACGATACGTCAACTAAATGTGGCAAGAAAGATACAAGGCTATCCATCATCCACTTGGGAAAGCTCTCACCATTATATCCCTGGATCTTCAACCTTTGCAGATTCGAGGGCGGCTTCAGTCTATCAAACAGCACTTCATCAGTATTGTAATTGCTCCAACTAAGTGTCAAAGATTCCAGAGAATGCTTCCCCATCAATATCTCATCCTCGCATTTGACTTCCGTATTTGTTACgtatcccaaattttcaattgaaagtTCTCCTCGGATGTTATTAAGCCCCTTTAGCTCCCCAAGTCCGCAATAATTCTTAGCATGAGCTTTATCTTTGGGCAAAATGAAGTTCGTTAGCCTATGCAAAGAACTCAATTCCCCTATTCCACGTGGCAAATAACTAAGTTTGTCACAACCATCTATGTATAGATTCCGAAGGTTGACTAACTTCCTTATGTCACTTGGCAACTCTTCGAGGGCATCACAGCAATAGAGATTAAGTGTTTGCAAGCACTGCAATCTCGTAATGGAGTTAGGAAGCCTTTTGAGTGTACGGTTGTAAGAGAGATCGAGATATGTGAGATGTTTCAACTTATAAATGGACCTTGGCACCTTCTCGAACTCTGTGGCATGTAGATCCAAGATGCGCAACctcttgaaattttgaattaattggCGTAGGTCTACTTCACTTGTTAGATTTCTTCCCCAACCTCTAGTATACAAAAACGTTCTCACTACACTTGGTTTCAAGCGTGAGATTGGAAGTTCACCCATCAAATTGAAAGTGGAACCATAGGATATATGACGAgttctttcatttatttgattcatGTCATCCCTTGCCGCCCAACACTCATTCCCTGCAACCGAGCAGGCTAGATCAtgcatcaaatcatgcatcttgcAAATCCCATTTTTTGTGATTGGATCTTCtctaaaatcttgaaaaaagTTATTCCAAAGTAGATTCATGAAATATTCATGGGCAATGTCTTCTAAAGGCTCACTTGTATTTGATGGCTTGATAAATCCTCCTGCCACCCAAAGATCGACCAAAGTCTGCTTATTTATCTCATGATCTTTGGGAAACAATGAACAAAAAGCGAAACATCGTTTTAAATGTGAAGGAAGATTGTTGTAACTTAGCCTAAGAACtgacattatttcttttttacttcgAGATACTTCTGGGAGCTTATAATCTTTAAAATGTAACCATTCGGCTTTTGTTTTCTTAGAAAATAGTAAGCTTCCAACAGTTCGAACAACCAATGGAACACCAGAGCACCTTCTAGCTATCTCTTCGCCAATAGGTCGCAAGTCAGGATCTTGTGTCTCCTCTCCTTTTGGAAAAGCCATTTGCATTAATAAATCGACAGACTCCATTTCAGATAATTCCTTAAGAAGATGAGGCGAAGTAGTGCAGGTGATATCCGCAACCGAAGGAAGACGTGTCGTTATAAGGATCTTGCTTCCTCTAGCACCTTCCACCAATAATGTTCTCAATTTGAGCCATTTTTCTAGTTCTTCATCCCAATAATCATCTAAAACTAAAAGATATCTCcttccatcaatttttttccctgaGTTTATGTTGTAACTGTTCAATCCCATCATGATTCagttccttcttctccttccccttcgTCACACAAGCTAAgatatttttcactatttttttcatgtcaaaGTTCTCAGAGACACAAACCCACATTTTCAATTCAAAATGTTCACTAACCATCTTATCATTATATACACATTGAGCAAGAGTTGTTTTTCCAAGCCCACCAATACCAACTATTGGAAGGATGGAAACATTCCCTTTCACGTGTGAATCCAATAAAAAATTCTTAACAGTCTCCTTATCATCATCTCTCCCTATAATATCCCCCTCACATGCAAAGGAATgtgtctcttctctcttcatCCACTCTCTCTCGGGGAGTGTGTTCAAGTCGAATTTTCTGTTAGCCTCAATGgtttctattcttctcttcaCTGCTCTTACTTTGTAACTCATCTTCAATATAAAAGCAACCTGGTTTGAACCAGAGAAAAATTTCCTTACCTCCCTGAACATTTTATTGTGGCCTCTCAGTCCTTGTCGCGTAGCTTCTACATTGTATTCTTCAAGCACGTCCAGTGCGTCATAAAAAGCGCCCTTCAGTCTATCAACCCAATCTTTGATTTCGCGACTCTGGTAGTATTGCTCCTCTGCATCATCCAGTAAAGCTTGAAGCGTGGAGACTTTCTCCCTAAGTGCCTCAAGTTCATGCTTGTCGCCCCATAACTTTCCAATATTTTCTATTGCTTGAGAAGCTAGACTAGCAACGATCTCTCCCGCAATGCTAGAAATGAGAGCTTCTGCCATTTTTGTTCTCGGTGTTCCTTTTACTTTGTCTCTCTATCGATCAGAAGATACCAGTACGGTCGTTCCAAGGCTATAGGCTTCTCAAAACCTGTACAAGAAGTTTAGGTTGACATGTAAGACTGGCAAATCAAAATGTCGACAAATCTAATTTTCAACTTCTTTGACCGACTCGTGTTATTGAAAATAGGAATTCGCATCATCcatgcaagaaaagaaaatcaataatgcATACAAGGTCTGCGATTGGTTTGTCTAAATCATGCCTAATTGTAAGCTGTTATTAAGAATTAAATCTAAAATTCCAGATGAAATTGACTTTCCCCAAGAATcaatctttttcaaaagaagCTCTGCtttttcatctatttttttaaggattatCTCCCAACAGTTTCATAAACCACCCCACAACTCGGCTTTCATTGGATAGAGACTcccgaattttcaaaaattgcattAATCACGTTACAGCGATTCGGAGAGGGTTAAAGAATTTCTATATTTTGGTCAACTGATGATTTACTAGATTTTGTTAtaattatcattcaatgaaaGGTTTTGCTTTGTCAACATTTTTGCttgaaattactatttttaGTTCGAGGCTTcgttctttaatttcttttcaaaggatAGCCAATCGTTCTCTAAATTCTTGGGATGGAATTGATGTATGGCAAAGTTGCTATCAAAACTTACCTGAGGTGCGAACTGTTATAAATTAGGGTATATGGACATACACACGCAATATACATTAGTATAGAGATTCTTTCCGTTCTGTATGCGTGGGTAGCATGATCAATTTGTTATCGCCTTGATATGAACACTATACCTTTCAATTCGAAACTCTTCTCCATGTTGTTATGGGacattattaatattattttaaaacatTGCAGTTCGAATAGGAAAGTTCACTCTCCTTGCAAATCTCTcaaatttaattgctttctctGAATAAATACTTCTATACATTTTCATTCGTTCcttattttttcctattctctaaATAAATTTCGTTAAAGATCTCTTCCTATACTAGGcaaataccaaaacttctccatttaTGCAACGTGAAATCATATATTTAGGCATTTTATGGAtgccatttctttttcataaattttattacTCCCATCATTTTCTAATGGTGCCCATTTTAATAGTTTCATCACATGCTTTCCTTAGAAAACCATGCACGTTCACATGCTTTCCTAAGAAATCGATGTACGTTCACATGCATGCCCCAATTGTCGAGTAATAACGTCGAACATTAAAATCAGTTGGACCTGGCTCTTGAGAAGATAGAAAAGCATTATAGCTGTCTGGGCAACATCAGCATCTAACTTCACGTGGCAAAATACTTTATGTTCATGAATCTCTACTATTTTCGAATGATGCCCATCTTTATGGTTTCGTTGTTTAGTAGTGACATCAAAATATTAAAGTTAACGGGATTTCAATCTTGAGAAGACAGAACGTTATTACAGCTGCCTGGGCAACTTCAGAATCTCACTTCACATGGTAAATGAATTTAAGTTCATGAATCTTTGCATTTGcccaaataaataagtaaaatgaaaagaatagaTTATGAAGTATTGTGTGAATGAAGtagtttgaaacattttgtgAAAGAAATTATACATTGGTATTGAAGTACCAATTTGCGGTGGGCTCATAAAAGCAAGCTGATGAGGatgttttttaacttttaattttaatatgtGCAATGGTAAAACAGCTCTTAAAGTTggctaatctttttttttttaaattctatttAGAATTGGAAGCTGGGGACATTTTATGTGTTTTTATGTGCCCATTTTGGAGAACGCTAATAGCCTAATATGTAAACGTCAAGGGCCACGTTTACACCGTATAAGTCATATCTataaatccaaataaaaaaCGTTGATAGTTTCCCTGAGCAATCTTTGTTTCACTCAAAGATGAGTGATCTTGAGTGATGTaaaaggatttttttctttttaaatttcgaaatgtTATGGTCAAATTTGAGCCATATCATAATAAGTAAAAGATCAAGGCAAATCAATTGTAATAAAAATTATCGCCCGTACAATGCCCAGGCTATATTCATCTTCAGAAAAGCACAGAGCTTCTCTCTAATTAGTTGCTATAAGAAAGCACGAACCTGGCTAATAATGGGCTAACTGACGGTCGACCAACAAAAGCAAAGCCCACAACCCCCGAGATGGCGAGAGACGGAGATGAGACGGCGTTGGCGAGACCGAGACAGAGGGCATCCGCAAGAcaggagagagagggattgaGAATACCACTGCAAAAATGAAGACATCAAGTCCAAGTCCACTGTGCTTGTCAATTTGTGCCTAATCTCATCTGAACTCTATATCAAGCCGCTTTTCTGATTAGTGTTACACTCAAGTTCTATTCTAAATCACATCAAGCAAGTAAAGATAAGTGTACTCCAACATATAACCTATTCTgcacaaagaaaaattatataaagtGGCGATAATTTGAACTCTTGTTGAATTATGAGTATTAGCAGGGGTCCTAACATGAAATTGAAGATTTCACGAAACATTTGGCAAGATGCTTGAGATCTTCAATAAGGATAGCAGGTATTGCACGTTCTTATTCACTCTTGATCACGATTAGTTGTTGGATTTGGTCACTCCCCCTTCCACGTCAGTTTtatgttcaaaatttctatgGATATTGATTCAATTATATGTCGTTCCATTTCTTTCTAAACTTCCTTGCTCTACTAGGATTTTCAAAAATAAGCCTTTAGTAGTTATAGGTTATTTCACACAAGAactagattaaaaaataaaacaaaaataagccTTTACTTCTTGTGAAAGTGTAGAGCTTGAAATCCACCGGGGGAAGTGGACCAACTAGAGTTGTTGAAGATAGGAATTCTCATCCTTTATGCGCATTCCAAGATGAGGCCTAAATCAATATGCCTATGGGACCCACCGCAGTCGAGTCCGAGGTCCATGATTGGTTTGTCATAGATTGTGCATGCTTCTAGTGTTTACTAGTCTAACATGCTTGCAAAGGCAAACGAAAATTCTGGTGAAAACAAACCACTGATCTTATAATTCTTAAAACAATAATCCTATGCATGGTGAAAATAACTTCGAGAGCGAAATTACCAGGAGTACCGGTGATATTGAAGGACCGAATTTGACAGCAGCGAGCCCGAATGAAATGCAAGCAACAAAATATGAAATAGTGAAGGAATGGTTCTTGAGTGCGGCCTGCATTTTTCCTCGTCGCACATTATAtatagaggaagaaaagaggaacattCCTTTCTTACGTCGACACAAGAAGGAAACTTGGGAATTGATCCCTTTCTTTGCCTCCTCAATTACCATTAACACAAGAAAGGGATTTCTTTGCATTTACTTCTTGCAAAAGGGGTCACATCTGATTACTTTCTTTTGTTCGATGGAATGATTCTTTCATACGCAACAATCATATTTTAGTAAGAATAGTTTTAGTGCTGAAAGTGAAATGTTCGACTTACAACCCAAAACATCAGCAAGTGTTTGATTTCCATGAAATCTCGCAATAATTAAGTTGGTTTTGAAAAGGTTGAAAAAGTTATATCTTTCATATTGGATGGTCTCCCCcaatcctttttttctttaactacCATGGAAATATGATCTAATcatattttttccttccttttctatattataaatatagaTTATTGATTTTAATAATTAGGAActctttataaaattattttattgctTACGATTCGATTGAGTATtacttatttatatatttttttccgtATATTCTTAATGCATTTCCTAAATTcatgagattagacattgcctttctttttcctttggttATCAATGCCCATTGACAGGCAAAGGCTATGCCTACTATTCATTATGGTATTAAAAATTTTGCTAAACATTGAGAGATTATATTTTAGCAAATTGTATGACAATAATTTCAAACATAatgttatatatattattaggGTTGGTTTTGAGCCGATTCTACCTTTAATGAGAAACCTATCAAGTCCAGGCCGTTTTCCAAATATTTTACATGGAAATTGGCCTGTCTGATCAATTTCATGCCGGATCACACAGGGAATCTTTTAATCGACTcgttgctcacccctagtaaaAATAACCATCTCATGCTTCAATGGGCACATATATTTGGTCTTTTGATATTTATCTACGAAGTGATCCCATAAAGCGAGACATACGGGTTGGACCTTCAAGACAATAGAATAAGCTAAGTCAAGCATCTCTCTGTTCAATTACTTTGCTATTACACTTTTAGTTGCTCATTTTCGTGTATTCCAGTTTCTATCCATTTATGATGTTTCTCGTCCAGATTAAGTTTGTTGCTGATCTCTTCAATTGCTGGCTGGAATCTTGCCATTGTGTCGGTGATAGTCGGTACCATATCTTCAGATACGATTTTTTTGGACTTCTAAACTAAGATCGAAGCGTGGATGATAATTCTCTGATTCTTGAAGTGGATGGTGCTGGAATTTCACGGCAAAGATAAAGAATAAGAAACTCTGGATGAGAAATCGATATCGACTCGTTGATCTTTAAGTTCTGAGCCAATTTAATGCCTTACTGGTTCGAGTGTGATTTATGCCTTGACATGCTTAccaataaattggaatttcATTGTTTAACAGATATGTTGgttatgattgaaaaattaacaACACTATTTCCTTGCATGAGATTCTCTTAAGTTTTCGTAGTCACATACCCCTTTCTCAAATAATTGCGATTTATGCTTTTGTTTGCTCCTTAATTTCCGAGCAGTAACATCAAGGCAAAATCTTAATTCGTTTTTGCAATCTGAAATCTGTATTTGGATGGCCATCTGAGTCTATGATGCTTGGTTCGTTTTCGCTCCATCTCATGCGTCGACTAGGAACTTTTCCTGTATCATATTCTCATTTTTTACTTAGttgcacaattatttttatctcgGATACATGTACTAAAGCTGGCGTGTTTATTATAAGTCGACAATAGAAGAATCGGTATACTTATGACTTGGTTCCTCGGTTTGTTAACAGGTGACTTTCAATGGCCAAATGTCTTCTTCAAATGTGCTGAGTGCTATCCTCAAATGAATGTGGCTTTTGACTGGATGTGTCTCGAGATtgaatctttttgttttgtatcTCTTTGGGTGGTTTTTCATTTCACTAAATCACTCTCCTTctcaatattttttgtttatgtctATCCATCTCTAGGTATGTGATCTATTCTTCCactaaataaaaagataaaaagatataaaaaatgagaaagaaaaaaatttaaaaaaaaaaaaaacccataatTGATTTTATGGATCCCTTCGATATAAGTCTTTGTTTCAAGTATATCTTTTAGTAGagaattctctccttttttttttatatcaaaattAGCCTTAAATTTAATTCTAGCTCATGGAGGCTTATATCTCGAGACCCACTAATAAGGCCATGTATATTCTTTACCTGACTTGTATCAGGTTTATTTTCCGCTCATTGTTCTTACTtatctttgttattttttcatACTCCGTGTTAATCTCTTTATATTGCCTTCATGTTTTATCAACATTATTAAAATTTACTagcaatttcataaatttattaattgcaAAAGTTTGCAGTTTTTCCCTTAGCTGGACCCTGGAATTGTCGAAGTCCAACCATGCCTTCTCATCCCTGTCTAGAGAAACACCTATCCTACTTCTTGAATTTTGTTATCCTGCTTCTTGAATTTATTGTTGAATGAGACGTTTGGATCGGAGTGaggagatgaaaaga
The nucleotide sequence above comes from Eucalyptus grandis isolate ANBG69807.140 chromosome 2, ASM1654582v1, whole genome shotgun sequence. Encoded proteins:
- the LOC120290316 gene encoding disease resistance protein RGA2-like, producing MAEALISSIAGEIVASLASQAIENIGKLWGDKHELEALREKVSTLQALLDDAEEQYYQSREIKDWVDRLKGAFYDALDVLEEYNVEATRQGLRGHNKMFREVRKFFSGSNQVAFILKMSYKVRAVKRRIETIEANRKFDLNTLPEREWMKREETHSFACEGDIIGRDDDKETVKNFLLDSHVKGNVSILPIVGIGGLGKTTLAQCVYNDKMVSEHFELKMWVCVSENFDMKKIVKNILACVTKGKEKKELNHDGIEQLQHKLREKN